From the Motacilla alba alba isolate MOTALB_02 chromosome Z, Motacilla_alba_V1.0_pri, whole genome shotgun sequence genome, one window contains:
- the LOC119695774 gene encoding acrosin-like, giving the protein MILLCILILLALCGPAHGICGQTCGLRPMGTSISSTRVVGGTDVMPGTGAWAGIASLNCYCSPEACVHICGGTLVSAQWVLTAAHCFINVTSPLSDWLIVLGATSLSQQGPDVEVRRIKRLILHEKYSPNIEHHDIALLELDKPVRCRSSIQTACLPGPSVKVSELKNCYIAGWGDRIVKSSGRDVLQQAKVQVVDNQICNSSEWLQGYIHDFQVCAGQGGVGTCQGDSGGPLVCQDKRAGFFWQIGVTSWGIGCARAKRPAVSSSTQYYYNWIWSTMGKKPAPAVTPAPAPTYTAAPQPTVTPRPTQPCPFPREKLQQFFDLLKDILRYLKEKLF; this is encoded by the exons ATGATTTTGCTGTGCATCCTCATCCTACTGGCCCTGTGTGGGCCTGCACATGGCATCTGTGG ACAGACCTGTGGGCTCCGGCCCATGGGTACTTCCATCAGCTCAACGCGCGTTGTGGGTGGCACAGATGTCATGCCAGGAACTGGGGCCTGGGCAGGAATTGCCAGTCTCAATTGCTACTGCAGCCCTGAAGCGTGTGTGCATATCTGTGGAGGGACCCTCGTCAGCGCACAGTGGGTCCTCACAGCTGCCCACTGCTTTATCAACGTGACCAG CCCCCTCAGCGACTGGCTCATTGTGCTTGGGGCCACTTCATTGAGCCAACAAGGCCCTGATGTGGAGGTGCGCCGGATTAAGCGGCTGATCCTTCACGAAAAATACTCTCCTAATATTGAGCATCATGACATTGCCTTGCTGGAATTGGATAAGCCAGTCCGGTGCAGGTCCTCCATTCAGACGGCCTGCCTGCCTGGTCCTTCGGTGAAAGTGTCAGAGCTGAAAAACTGCTACATTGCTGGCTGGGGTGACAGAATTGTAAAAT CATCAGGTAGAGATGTCCTGCAGCAGGCCAAGGTCCAAGTTGTTGATAACCAAATCTGCAACAGTAGCGAGTGGCTGCAAGGGTACATCCACGACTTCCAAGTGTGTGCCGGGCAGGGTGGTGTTGGCACCTGCCAG GGTGACAGTGGGGGACCTCTTGTCTGCCAAGACAAGCGTGCTGGCTTCTTCTGGCAAATTGGTGTGACCAGCTGGGGAATAGGCTGTGCCAGAGCTAAACGACCTGCAGTCTCCAGCTCCACTCAGTACTACTACAACTGGATCTGGTCCACGATGGGAAAGAAGCCAGCACCAGCAGTTactccagcaccagcaccaacCTACACCGCAGCCCCCCAGCCGACAGTAACTCCAAGACCAACGCAACCCTGTCCATTTCCACGTGAAAAGCTGCAGCAATTCTTTGATCTGCTGAAGGATATTTTGCGGTATCTAAAGGAAAAATTGTTCTGA